CCCAGGTAGCGGTAAAGGGGCAGTCCCAGGGAGTTAGCGGCAGCCTTCGCTACGGCCATGGACACACCAAGGATGGCATTAGCCCCTAGCTTGCCCTTGTTCTCGGTACCGTCCAGTTCACATAAGAAGGTGTCAATCCCCACCTGGTCCAGGGCATCCCAGCCCACCAGTTCCTCAGCGATCTTCTCATTGACATTGCTTACAGCCTTAAGTACACCTTTGCCCAGGTACTGGTCCTTGTCCCCGTCCCGCAATTCCACCGCCTCAAAGGCACCGGTGGAAGCTCCGGAGGGCACCGCCGCACGCCCCATACTGCCATCGGCTAGATACACTTCCACTTCCACGGTGGGGTTACCCCGTGAATCCAAGATTTGTCTTGCAACTACACCATCAATAATGCTCATCATTCTGCCTCCTTCACAATCAAAGACTCGCCCAGCATGGTCTCGGGCTTCTCTATCCCTAATAGCTCTAAAATAGTGGGAGCCACATCGGCAAGGATCCCCGAACGTAGTTTAACCTGATCCTTCAGCTCATCGCAAATCAAAACTGCCGGCACCGGGTTGCTGGTATGCGCGGTATGGGGCTTGCCCGTGTCGTAATCGATCATCTGCTCCGCGTTGCCATGATCCGCAATTACCAATAGACAACCTCCGGCCTCCCTGACCCCTTGTACCACCTTGCCCAGGCACGCATCTACCGCTTCAACGGCCTTTACCGCGGCCTCCATTACTCCCGTGTGCCCCACCATGTCCAAGTTGGCAAAATTCAAAACGATAAGGTCCACACCCTTTTCGATCTCTTCCAGCACCGCCTCGGTAACCTCCGGTGCGCTCATCTCCGGCTGTAGATCATAGGTAGCCACCTTCGGCGACGGAATCAAGCGCCTTCTTTCGCCGGGGAATTCCACTTCCTGCCCGCCGTTCAAGAAGAAGGTCACGTGGGCATACTTTTCCGTTTCCGCAATGCGCAATTGGGTCAAGCCTGCTTCACTGACCACCTGGCCCAAGGTCTTCTCCGGTGCATCGGGATCAAAGGCGTAGGGAATATCCAGATCCTCGGCATACTGGGTAAAGCTGCAGAAAAATACCCGGGGCCATTTTTTCCGCTCAAAGCCGGTAAAATCCTCCCGCACAAAGGCATAGGTTAGCTGTCGCGCCCGGTCACTGCGGAAATTGAAGAAAATCACCGCATCGTTTTCGTCTATGGTCACCGTAGGCTCACCGTTGGAAGTAAGCACTGTGGGTATGACAAACTCATCGGTCTCGCCGGCTGCATAGGCATCCCGTACCGCCTGTACCGGATCCGTAGCAGTGCGCCCCTCACCCAGGACCAAAGCGTCATAGGCCTTTTGCACCCGTTCCCAGCGCCGGTCCCGATCCATGGCATAGTACCGGCCGGAAATGGTGGCAATTCTGCCCACACCGATTTCTCCAATTTTGTCCACCAAGTCCTGCACGTACTCCGCAGCGCTTTTGGGCGGCACATCTCGCCCATCTAAGAAGCAGTGGACATATACCTCCCTTAGTCCCTGCTGCTTTGCCAGTTGGAGCAAGGCATACAGATGATTGCTGTGGCTGTGCACGCCCCCTGGGGACACTAGGCCCATGAGATGTAACGGTCTTTGCTGCTCTTTAGCATGGGTCATGGCTTGTAGGATCACCGGGTTGCTGAAAAAGGATCCGTCTCTAATCGCCACATTGATGCGCTCCACGTACTGGTAGACGATCCGGCCCGCACCAATATTCAAGTGACCCACATTAGAATCCCCCATCTGACCCTCCATCAGGCCCACACAGGGACCCGAAGCCTGTAACAGGGTATGGGGGTAATTGCTGAAATATCCATCGATGTTTGGCGTCCTGGCCTGCGCCACAGCGTTACCTTCGCTGATCTCGCTGTAACCCCAGCCATCCAGGATTACCAGCGCCACTGGTCTCATACCCACTGTCTTCCTCCTTAACACACCGACTTTGCACCTGCCGCCACAATGGCCGTAAAGGCCGTGGCATCCAGACTGGCTCCACCCACCAGACAACCGTCGATCTCCGGCTGCTGCATGATCTCGTCTGCATTGCTGTCCTTCACACTGCCACCATATTGAATCCTGATAGCCTCACCTACAGCCTCGGAGTATAGTTTCTTCACCGTGTTCCGAATTAATCCAATGACCCGGTTGGCCTCCTCCGCGGAGGCGGTACGACCGGTACCAATGGCCCAAACGGGCTCGTAAGCCACTACGATCTTCTCCACTTCCTCCGTGGACACATCCCGCAGACCGGCCTGCAATTGACCGATGACCACTTGTTCTGTGAGACCCGCCTCCCGCTGCTCCAGGGTCTCTCCGATACACATAATCGGCTTTAACCCGTAAGACAAAGCAGCCTTTACCTTCTTGTTCACGTCTTCATCGGTCTCGTGAAAATACTGGCGCCGTTCCGAATGGCCCACCACCACATACTCACAACCCACATCCCGAAGCATGCTGGGGGACACTTCCCCGGTATAGGCACCCTTTTCCTCCCAGAACAGATCCTGGGCACCCAGTCTTACATGGGTGTCCTTAATCACATCATACACCTTCGTCAGGGCCGTGAAAACTGGAATGACCACCACTTCCACTTCATTGTACGTGGCCGTCTGTTCCGCCACCTGGCGGCTGAGCTGTTCCGCTTCGGCAATAATGCCGTTCATCTTCCAGTTTCCCGCAATAA
The Bacillota bacterium genome window above contains:
- a CDS encoding triose-phosphate isomerase, with the protein product MRKPIIAGNWKMNGIIAEAEQLSRQVAEQTATYNEVEVVVIPVFTALTKVYDVIKDTHVRLGAQDLFWEEKGAYTGEVSPSMLRDVGCEYVVVGHSERRQYFHETDEDVNKKVKAALSYGLKPIMCIGETLEQREAGLTEQVVIGQLQAGLRDVSTEEVEKIVVAYEPVWAIGTGRTASAEEANRVIGLIRNTVKKLYSEAVGEAIRIQYGGSVKDSNADEIMQQPEIDGCLVGGASLDATAFTAIVAAGAKSVC
- a CDS encoding 2,3-bisphosphoglycerate-independent phosphoglycerate mutase, producing the protein MGMRPVALVILDGWGYSEISEGNAVAQARTPNIDGYFSNYPHTLLQASGPCVGLMEGQMGDSNVGHLNIGAGRIVYQYVERINVAIRDGSFFSNPVILQAMTHAKEQQRPLHLMGLVSPGGVHSHSNHLYALLQLAKQQGLREVYVHCFLDGRDVPPKSAAEYVQDLVDKIGEIGVGRIATISGRYYAMDRDRRWERVQKAYDALVLGEGRTATDPVQAVRDAYAAGETDEFVIPTVLTSNGEPTVTIDENDAVIFFNFRSDRARQLTYAFVREDFTGFERKKWPRVFFCSFTQYAEDLDIPYAFDPDAPEKTLGQVVSEAGLTQLRIAETEKYAHVTFFLNGGQEVEFPGERRRLIPSPKVATYDLQPEMSAPEVTEAVLEEIEKGVDLIVLNFANLDMVGHTGVMEAAVKAVEAVDACLGKVVQGVREAGGCLLVIADHGNAEQMIDYDTGKPHTAHTSNPVPAVLICDELKDQVKLRSGILADVAPTILELLGIEKPETMLGESLIVKEAE